Below is a window of Pseudomonas monteilii DNA.
CCCTCTGTCGCTGTACGTACACGTGCCGTTCTGCGCCAACATCTGCTATTACTGCGCCTGCAACAAGGTCATCACCAAGGACCGCGCCCGGGCCCAACCGTACCTGCAGCGCCTGGAACAGGAGATCCAGCTGGTCGCCTGCCACCTGGACCGCGCCCAGCCGGTCGAGCAACTGCATTTCGGCGGCGGCACGCCGACCTTCCTCAGCCATGTCGAGCTGCGCGCGCTGATGGCCAGCCTGCGCCAGCATTTCGGCCTGCTCGACGACGACTCCGGCGACTACGGTATCGAGATCGACCCGCGCGAGGCCGACTGGTCGACCATGGGCCTGTTGCGCGAACTGGGCTTCAACCGCATCAGCCTGGGCGTACAGGACCTCGACCCGACCGTGCAGCGGGCAATCAACCGCCTGCAAAGCCTGGAGCAGACCCGCACGCTGATCGAGGCGGCACGCACCTTGCAATTCCGCTCGGTGAACCTCGACCTGATCTACGGCCTGCCGCACCAGACACCGACCGGCTTCGCCCGCACGGTGAGCGAGGTCATCGCCCTGCAACCGGAACGGCTGGCCGTCTTCAACTACGCCCATTTGCCCGATCGTTTCCTGCCGCAACGGCGCATCGACAGCCTGACGCTGCCCTCGCCAGCGGCCAAGCTGGAGATGCTGCATGGCACCATCGAGCAACTGACCGCGGCCGGTTACCGGTACATCGGCATGGACCATTTCGCCCTGCCCGACGACGACCTGGCCATCGCCCAGGAAGACGGCACCCTGCAGCGCAACTTCCAGGGCTACACCACGCACGGCCACTGCGACCTGATCGGCCTGGGCGTCTCGGCGATCAGCCAGATCGGCGACCTCTACTGCCAGAACACCAGCGACCTAACCACGTATCAGGACACCGTGGGCAACGGGCAGCTGGCCAGCCAGCGTGGTCTGATCTGCACGCCGGACGATCGCCTGCGCCGGGCGGTGATCCAGCAACTGATCTGCCACTTCGCGCTGGCGTTC
It encodes the following:
- a CDS encoding coproporphyrinogen III oxidase produces the protein MLDDLRWDPDLIRRYDMAGPRYTSYPTAVQLRADIGSFDLLHALRDSRRAMRPLSLYVHVPFCANICYYCACNKVITKDRARAQPYLQRLEQEIQLVACHLDRAQPVEQLHFGGGTPTFLSHVELRALMASLRQHFGLLDDDSGDYGIEIDPREADWSTMGLLRELGFNRISLGVQDLDPTVQRAINRLQSLEQTRTLIEAARTLQFRSVNLDLIYGLPHQTPTGFARTVSEVIALQPERLAVFNYAHLPDRFLPQRRIDSLTLPSPAAKLEMLHGTIEQLTAAGYRYIGMDHFALPDDDLAIAQEDGTLQRNFQGYTTHGHCDLIGLGVSAISQIGDLYCQNTSDLTTYQDTVGNGQLASQRGLICTPDDRLRRAVIQQLICHFALAFEPIETRFAIDFRGYFKDQWPALQALHDDGLIHLDPHGIQVLPAGRLLVRSVCKVFDAYLDYGNLQRFSKVI